In Polaribacter sp. L3A8, a genomic segment contains:
- a CDS encoding cupin domain-containing protein, which produces MKTTDLENSKPHILIEIIEYVPNSVVAKTIIRKTTGNVTVVAIDMGEALSEKISPFDTFIQIIEGNAEVIIDSKSNILKAGEGIIIPAHTSNNVKANERFKMISTIIKSGYEEF; this is translated from the coding sequence ATGAAAACCACAGATTTAGAAAATTCAAAACCACATATATTAATTGAGATTATTGAATATGTTCCAAATTCAGTGGTTGCAAAAACAATTATTCGTAAAACTACAGGCAATGTAACTGTTGTTGCTATTGATATGGGAGAGGCGCTCAGTGAAAAAATTTCTCCATTTGATACATTTATTCAGATTATTGAAGGCAATGCCGAAGTAATAATAGATTCCAAATCCAATATATTAAAAGCGGGTGAAGGAATAATTATACCCGCACATACCTCTAATAATGTAAAAGCAAACGAACGTTTTAAAATGATTTCGACCATTATTAAAAGTGGGTATGAAGAATTCTAG
- a CDS encoding APC family permease has protein sequence MDRSENKIGLWSAVGLGVGAMIGAGIFALMGQAGDIAGKAVYISFILGGIVAAISGYSLAKLGARFPAAGGIVEYLIQAFGVNVFTGGISVMLYLASLISLALLGKSFGSYGAALLNFKGSLFYTNIFAVSIIVLLGSIQFFGVKKVVKFQNVAIIITILILVTFSVAGLIYMKPELMAPALYPSSNKILFSIAITFFSYEGFRIITNTAEDIVDPEKNLMKAIFISIGITMVIYTALSFAVFGNLEVDKVIEAKDYALAEAARPAFGVFGFTIISIAALFATSSSINAVLFATNNIAYQMARNGQLPSFFANPIGKTREGLLVSVVLTALLILFLDLLQIAAIGSITVLFIHAITHLGHLKLLKKTHASKLLVVLALITTLGVIVLFLLYSIKDSYTILLLSGGVLMLSFLIELLIRAITKRKVNKTKEGIFGEIFR, from the coding sequence ATGGATAGATCAGAAAATAAAATTGGATTATGGTCGGCAGTTGGGTTAGGAGTTGGCGCAATGATTGGTGCTGGAATATTCGCATTAATGGGGCAAGCTGGGGATATTGCAGGGAAAGCAGTTTATATCTCTTTTATTTTAGGTGGAATTGTTGCAGCAATAAGTGGATATTCTCTGGCTAAGTTAGGAGCGCGTTTTCCTGCTGCCGGAGGTATTGTAGAATATTTAATTCAGGCCTTTGGTGTAAATGTTTTTACAGGAGGTATAAGTGTTATGTTGTATTTAGCATCCTTAATTTCCTTAGCACTTCTTGGAAAATCTTTTGGAAGTTACGGAGCTGCCTTGTTAAATTTTAAAGGATCGTTATTTTACACCAATATATTTGCAGTATCAATAATTGTATTGCTTGGATCAATCCAATTTTTTGGAGTTAAAAAAGTGGTGAAGTTTCAGAATGTAGCCATTATAATAACCATACTGATATTAGTTACTTTTTCCGTTGCAGGTTTAATCTATATGAAACCAGAACTGATGGCTCCGGCATTGTATCCATCTTCTAATAAAATATTGTTTAGCATTGCTATAACCTTCTTTTCTTATGAAGGATTTAGGATAATTACCAATACAGCCGAAGATATTGTTGATCCAGAAAAAAACTTGATGAAAGCTATTTTTATATCAATTGGTATAACGATGGTTATTTATACTGCGCTATCATTTGCTGTTTTTGGCAATCTTGAAGTTGATAAAGTTATTGAAGCTAAAGATTATGCACTTGCAGAAGCTGCTAGACCTGCGTTTGGAGTATTTGGTTTTACAATAATTTCTATAGCAGCCTTATTTGCCACTTCTTCTTCTATAAATGCCGTATTATTTGCAACCAATAATATTGCTTATCAAATGGCAAGAAATGGACAACTTCCAAGTTTTTTTGCAAACCCAATAGGAAAAACTAGAGAAGGTCTTTTAGTTAGTGTCGTTTTAACAGCCTTATTAATATTATTTTTAGATTTACTTCAAATTGCGGCAATCGGTTCTATTACTGTGTTATTTATTCATGCAATAACACATTTAGGGCATTTAAAGTTGCTTAAAAAAACGCATGCATCTAAGCTACTTGTCGTTTTAGCTCTAATTACTACACTAGGAGTTATTGTGTTGTTTTTACTATATTCAATAAAAGATTCTTATACTATTTTGCTATTATCTGGAGGCGTATTAATGCTGTCATTTTTAATAGAATTATTAATAAGAGCAATTACTAAACGTAAAGTTAATAAAACTAAAGAGGGAATATTTGGGGAAATTTTCCGATAA
- a CDS encoding universal stress protein: MKKILIAIDYDQTAQKVAEKGFSLAKTMNAEVTLLHVISKPILYYTSYNTTPLAPIINVDELKDVAQNFLDKTKLNLGDESIQTLVKEGDTSVRILESAKTIKADVIVMGTHSRQWLENILIGSVAESVLKDSTLPLYIIPTKKEAE, from the coding sequence ATGAAAAAGATATTGATTGCAATAGATTATGATCAAACTGCACAAAAAGTAGCAGAAAAAGGTTTTTCGTTAGCGAAAACTATGAATGCTGAAGTTACATTATTACATGTAATTTCAAAACCTATATTGTATTATACTTCATACAATACCACACCTTTAGCACCAATAATAAATGTTGATGAATTAAAAGATGTTGCTCAAAATTTTCTTGATAAAACAAAACTTAATCTTGGAGATGAGTCTATTCAGACACTTGTTAAAGAAGGGGATACTTCAGTCCGTATATTGGAATCTGCAAAAACCATAAAAGCAGATGTTATTGTTATGGGCACTCATAGCCGTCAATGGTTAGAAAACATACTCATTGGGAGTGTTGCAGAAAGTGTGTTAAAAGATTCGACTTTGCCACTTTATATCATTCCTACAAAAAAAGAAGCCGAATAA
- a CDS encoding plasma-membrane proton-efflux P-type ATPase, whose protein sequence is MIFSTKKSKSSEHEQESQADLKSLSMSELQKKLGTSPNGLTSEEAKKRLAQYGYNDIEEKKTNMFLKFLTYFWGPIPWMIEAAIVLSAFARHWPDFGIILVLLLANAIIGFWEEREAGNAIAALRANMAIKARVKRNGKWINPDARDLVPGDIIRLRLGDIVPADTRLLEGDSVEVDQSALTGESLPAERKSGEVVFSGSIIRRGEIEALVYATGSNTYFGKTVQLVQEAGTISHFQKAVLKIGNYLIILAVALVVLIIVVALFRGDNFLTTLQFALVLTVAAIPVAMPTVLSVTMAVGAGLLAKKKAIVSKLVAIEELAGVDILCADKTGTLTQNKLTLGDPFSVNNIPVKDVILNGALASRSENNDTIDLAVLGGLEDEDSLKEYKVLHFQPFDPVHKRTEASVKDRDGKEFKVTKGAPQVILELVENVGKVKIAVDKAINDFASRGFRSLGVARTDGDGKWQFIGVLPLFDPPREDAKTTIATALAMGVKIKMVTGDALAIAKETAQKLNMGANILDASSLGDSKRKETKEVAESIENADGFAQVYPEHKYHIVDVLQKRGHIVGMTGDGVNDAPALKKADCGIAVSGATDAARAAAAIVLTTSGLSVIIDAIKESRRIFQRMNSYAIYRIAETLRVLLFMTLSILVFNFYPVTAVMIVILALLNDGAILSIAYDKVQYKNKPEAWNMPMVLGISTVLGVIGVVSAFGLFYLGEKVFHLDRDIIQTLMYLKLSVAGHLTIFLTRTRGPFWSIRPAKILWGAVLGTQIIATLIAVYGVFMTPLGWEWAGFVWGYALIWFLINDRIKLLAYRIFDPVKKSKH, encoded by the coding sequence ATGATATTCAGTACAAAAAAATCAAAATCATCAGAACATGAACAAGAATCACAAGCTGATTTAAAATCTCTTTCCATGTCTGAGCTTCAGAAAAAATTGGGCACATCACCTAATGGTCTTACAAGTGAAGAAGCAAAGAAACGTCTAGCTCAATACGGCTATAATGATATTGAGGAAAAGAAGACCAACATGTTTCTGAAATTCCTTACCTATTTCTGGGGACCTATTCCATGGATGATTGAAGCAGCTATTGTCTTGTCTGCTTTTGCACGTCATTGGCCCGACTTTGGTATTATCCTAGTTCTGCTTTTAGCCAATGCCATCATAGGGTTTTGGGAAGAACGCGAAGCCGGAAATGCTATTGCCGCTCTTAGGGCAAATATGGCTATAAAAGCACGTGTTAAACGTAATGGAAAATGGATAAATCCTGATGCACGCGATCTGGTACCAGGTGATATCATTCGTCTTCGATTGGGAGACATTGTACCCGCTGATACGCGTTTATTGGAAGGAGATTCAGTTGAGGTAGATCAATCGGCATTAACAGGAGAATCATTGCCTGCTGAACGAAAATCTGGAGAAGTCGTTTTTTCAGGTTCCATTATTCGTCGTGGTGAAATTGAAGCACTGGTTTATGCTACCGGCTCAAATACCTACTTTGGAAAAACGGTTCAATTGGTACAAGAGGCAGGTACTATTAGCCATTTTCAAAAGGCAGTGCTTAAAATAGGAAACTATCTTATCATTCTGGCTGTTGCTTTGGTGGTGTTAATTATCGTTGTGGCATTATTTAGGGGAGATAATTTTCTAACTACCTTACAATTTGCATTGGTACTTACTGTGGCAGCCATTCCAGTAGCGATGCCAACAGTATTATCGGTAACAATGGCTGTTGGAGCGGGCCTTTTGGCAAAGAAAAAGGCGATAGTCAGTAAGTTGGTGGCAATTGAAGAATTGGCGGGTGTAGATATATTGTGTGCAGATAAAACCGGTACCCTTACCCAAAATAAACTAACTCTAGGTGATCCATTTAGCGTAAATAATATTCCTGTTAAGGATGTTATTCTCAATGGAGCGTTGGCATCAAGATCTGAAAACAACGACACCATAGATTTAGCAGTTCTTGGTGGTTTGGAAGATGAAGATTCGTTAAAGGAGTATAAAGTGCTTCATTTCCAGCCTTTCGATCCGGTTCATAAACGAACCGAAGCCAGTGTAAAAGATAGAGATGGCAAAGAGTTTAAGGTAACCAAAGGTGCACCTCAGGTGATTTTGGAATTGGTTGAAAATGTTGGAAAGGTAAAAATAGCTGTTGATAAAGCGATCAATGATTTTGCATCACGAGGTTTCCGTTCACTGGGAGTAGCTCGTACTGACGGCGACGGAAAATGGCAGTTTATTGGTGTTTTACCACTGTTTGATCCACCACGCGAAGATGCAAAGACCACCATTGCAACTGCACTCGCCATGGGCGTTAAAATTAAAATGGTAACAGGCGATGCCTTGGCTATTGCTAAAGAAACTGCTCAAAAGCTAAATATGGGTGCAAACATCCTTGATGCAAGCAGTCTGGGCGATTCAAAGAGAAAAGAAACGAAAGAGGTTGCTGAGTCTATTGAGAATGCCGATGGTTTTGCACAAGTGTACCCCGAGCATAAGTATCACATTGTAGATGTGTTGCAGAAACGTGGACATATTGTTGGCATGACAGGTGATGGGGTGAATGACGCCCCAGCATTGAAGAAAGCCGACTGTGGAATTGCGGTTTCAGGAGCCACCGATGCCGCACGAGCTGCCGCAGCAATCGTACTAACAACTTCAGGGTTATCAGTAATTATTGATGCCATCAAAGAGAGCCGTCGTATTTTTCAACGAATGAACAGTTATGCTATTTATCGGATTGCAGAAACGCTGCGAGTGCTGTTATTTATGACATTATCAATATTGGTATTTAACTTTTATCCAGTTACAGCAGTTATGATTGTAATACTGGCTTTGCTTAACGATGGCGCCATACTTTCCATTGCTTATGATAAGGTTCAATACAAGAATAAACCCGAGGCTTGGAACATGCCTATGGTACTTGGTATTTCAACAGTTCTAGGAGTAATTGGTGTTGTTTCTGCTTTCGGTTTGTTTTATCTGGGAGAGAAAGTTTTTCACCTTGATAGGGATATCATTCAAACGTTAATGTATTTAAAATTGTCTGTAGCAGGGCATCTAACTATTTTTCTTACACGTACACGCGGTCCTTTTTGGTCTATACGTCCAGCGAAAATTTTATGGGGAGCCGTACTTGGAACACAAATAATAGCAACGTTAATAGCTGTTTATGGAGTATTTATGACTCCATTAGGCTGGGAATGGGCTGGTTTTGTATGGGGATATGCACTAATTTGGTTTCTTATAAATGATCGAATAAAACTACTTGCGTACCGAATTTTCGATCCTGTAAAAAAAAGCAAACATTAA